In the genome of Harmonia axyridis chromosome 4, icHarAxyr1.1, whole genome shotgun sequence, the window cggcagttttgtttgttgacgtagccattcaaccagaagtgcgcttcatcgctaaacaaaataaaatggacgtagtgcgcgatacgtattccgcacggaaccattattttagaaataaaattgcactatttgcaagcgttgttcaggcgtgagtctattgatggtgaattgccaaaccaaactgagaataaatcacttgacagctgttgaatcggtagtcatcttgaatagtaatgccaacttaaagttatatacctcgaaaaaaaacacccgttatattcacATCGACATTCTTGATGAAGGTAATACCTTCAACACTGAAGGAAAAACGTTATTGGAATGATTGAGTGCAAAAATCAAGAAAGAACATGTTCAATTTCAAAGGaaaatcattattttccatCAAGACTTTTCCCTGTTCCAAAttgtcaaattgaacgaattgcgcttccaactgctaGGCCACCCACCTTATTGTCCAGATCTGGCGATTATTGTTTTTTTACACAAGAATGTGCGGACACACAGACTGACTGACATGAAGCCAAACCTGTGTGATAACAAATTTTGATATCGGAACTCACAATATTGGTTATCACAAAGGTTTCCGAACGGAAGCTATTCGAAATAACACGTCAAAAAATGTTATATTCGAAAAAGGGTTACTTATAATTACACAGTGTAAGTACCTGTAGATATGAGGTTAATATCTGTGTTATCAACACGGAATGATGTATTAAAATGTTGATAAAACCGAACAATTCATTCGCTAGCCCATCATCGCCATACTTGATACAGTTTTCCAACgtctatcataaaaaaaaaatgtcacaATGATTATTTCAGTATTGACTTAAGTCAGAAAACAAGTCATTTAATAATTCCTAGAAACGTGATACGTAGTTTATCGAAATAGTAATCAATGAAATCATAAAGGTTTGGCATCTGCAAGGTGTTCCATATTATCTAATcactatatatattttaatttttaggtaaaCAGTCTACTTTTGGAACACTATCGAATGCTTTGGATCATTACAGATAACGCTGCTACTACTATTGAAGCCATGTCGTAAAATAGaatcaatcaatattttgtGATTTCTTGAGTATGGGTTCAGTGCTGTAGAATGAAGATTGTGTTATGGATTCATTACATAGAAGTGAGTGATTTATATTCGCTAGAAGATATAGGTCGAACCTTCTTAATTATGTACTCTATTTCAATTGATGGGGATCATTCTTAATAATTCTAATATATTGATGCTTTTGGAATTAGGAATCTTTATAATTCTTATTCGGTGGTAtagataacatttttgaaaaaatcatcaaaaaatcaGTAATCCTGAGTCCTTTATCATCATATTTTCAATAGAACACCCTATACAATATTGGCTATACGTCTTGATATTGTATAAATCTAATGCGAGGAACATATACTAGtatgatgaagtgatttgaaCAATTCTTTTTCCAAAATCGCTAAGAGGACAGGGACGTTTTCGAAATGATTCAGTCTAGCAGAGGCTATGCTACGAACTGATGCAAAGGTGAGAGATATACTCTCCTCTTATTTCTGATTGGATTTTCACTGCCAACTGACAAGGGCAAAACGTTCTCGCTCTCTGTTTGACTTTCTTTATGCATTTCTTTCTAACACATTGATATTACATCCCAGGATACAGACTTGCCAGCCCTATATATTTCTCATATTGTTCCGCTCATTGATAACTTCCCAAATATATAATTCTTTCCAAATTGATTTATGATTCTTATTGACTTCCATTTCCACTTCATTAATTATCATTTCAATAATTAGGCGATTTCGACTAACACAAGATGAATGGGTcttaaaattatttaatttgcgTAGAACAATTTTGCTTCACCTACACGTACTATGATACCTACACAAAAATTATAATGGCAATTTCTAGATAAGAATAAATGGAGCGATATATTAATGTCTTTTATCTGAAATGCACAAACAACTGACACATTCACGGAGTTACCTGAAGTGgtagaataaaatgaaattgaccGATGCCAGAAttcgaatattataaatttcatcCTAATAGTTAGGGAATTTAAATTTTGTTCAGTTCAGGTGGAATGGTGGttttaatatttaatttgaaatgtccGAGTTATAGTTTGATGGTTTGATAGAAGCTAATTATGATGCCAAAGCGAAAGACACGTACGTAGAATCacgaatttaattgaaaaaaacttttttacaGTTGGtaagttttcgaaatataaggctCTATGGTTTTATATTTGGTTTGATATGTCCATGTTATAGTTCGATATATTATGATGTCAAGACGAAATACATGTgataattattaattcaattgtTTCTAAATACATTCTTCCACACATACATTGAAGACTTTCTGGTGAACTCATCTACctataataataagaaaataaacTGTAAGAAAACATAATATATGAAGATTTATGATTATGTAATTCTGGAAATATCATTTTACTAAAAGAGATATTTATTAATCTGAATGTTTTTGGCATATTGATTATTCAGCTGTATAGATCTACCAGTAAGGTTGATCCATGGACTTACCAGTATCCAAATTAAACTCACAATGTTTTTTCTAGGTGTTCATGACCAACTCCGGAAAAGAGAATATGTTGAAGAAAAGAAGGTGACACCTAACTGGAAACAAAGAGTCAAAGCAGGCCTGCTGATGATGAGCTCCTTCCTATTCATCCTCTACCAAGGTTCTCTAGCAGTAGCAGCCACTATCCTCATGGTCCAGCTGATGTGCTACAAGGAGATCCTCACCATATGTTACACGATCAACAAGAACCCGAGTCTACCGAAGTTTAGGATGACAGCCTGGTACTTCTTCATCGTTTGGAACTACACCCTACTCGGAGAAACTTTTGGTGAACAGTTTAAGAGTGTTTTCGAAAAGGATCGTTATCTTTCGTTCATCTTCGACCATAGTAGATTCAAAGGGTGTTGTTTGTATTTTGGCGGGATAGTGATGTTCGTGATAAACCTGGCTGGGAAGTATGATATTAAGAGATTCAGGTTACTGGCCATACTTCACGTTTTGTTGGTGGTGATAACATTGCCTACGTATCTCTTGGTGAAGTGCTCGTTGGAAGGTATGGTTTGGGCTGTTATTCCACTAGCTTCGGTCATCTTGAACGATATCTTCGCCTATGTGTTCGGAAAAGTTATGGGAAGAACACCTTTGATCCACCTTTCTCCAAACAAGACTCGAGAAGGGTTTCTTGGAGGTATTGTTGGGACCATCATCTCTACGATAGCCTTGGCTCACTTCCTGTCCAGATACAACCATTTCATCTGCCCAACGGAGTACAACGAATTAACTGGAATAATAGAGATAAATCCCAATTGCACACCTTCACTGCTTTTCGTACCAACTGAGTACAACATTATGCCAGGATTTAGCATGAAGCTGCTTCCCTTCCATCTGGATTCTTTCTACATAGCCCTCTTCGCTAGTTCGATTGCACCTTTTGCTGGTTTCTTCGCATCTGGGTTCAAGAGGGCGTTCAATATTAAGGACTTTAGTGACACTATACCGGGACACGGTGGTATTTTGGATAGATTCGATTGTCAGTTTCTAATGGCGATTTTTGTGTATGTGTACATGTCAACGTTCTTGAAGACGAGTAAGTTTAAGAAGTTGTACGGTAAGGTTATGCACCTGAGTGATCGTGATCAGCTTGTTTTTTATGATATGTTGAAGAGTGTTCTGGAAGAGCAGAATATGTTGTGATATTGAAGTATGTTATTTGATTGTTgttgttgatatttatgaaaaatataaagattTTTAAATCCTTGATGAGTTAGAGGCGGTAGCATCACTTTTGGCTTACTATTTCAGGTTAAGACCAGGCAAAATAGGTATTATTGTTATCGATTTGTTTTGATCTTCAATTTCAATAACTCTTTGCAGTTTTGGTAGTTGTTTACTCTAAAACATTCGTGTATGAATTATGTTATTGAAGTTATGATACAAATGGCTATTATACTGTGATATATGTATATCGAATAAATTTTGGTACAATAATTTTAGGTAGAGTAAGtatagtaaatttttttttttggtttgagtACCGGCAAATCTTTTTAACAACTATGGAGGATAGTGATAAGGAGAGTAATCTTACTGTTTCAAAAGTGTCCATTGAACTGACCTGAATTAGTGGCGCTAGTCTACTTAGAGGATGAATTTCATAAGAAACGTCAAAACGTACTGATATAGGTTAAGCAAGGTTGGATATTCTTTGGCTACAGTAACGCCATTGTGGGGAATTTTTGGACCCCTATCTATCCTTTTCTGCTTGTCACTTTCTCAACAGTTCTACCATAAAAAGTTATTCTCCTTATCTCTATTCTCTTTAGTAACAATCTCAGCATCTACAATCCTGATCCCAGATTGTCAGAGCTGTTCAACTTGCAATAACAAGTTGAACATATTAACTCCTGATTTACTTGTGCTTAGAGTTGAAACtgtttcattgaataataaCTATGATGTTTCAATTATTGATTTGAAGACAGTATTCAGGTTTAATTTGGAATATTGATTAGTAACTTTTTCACTTAGATCTTATATCACCGAAGTAGGAGAGAGTATTTTTTTAGTTCCTTTGGTCTTTATGAAGGGGTTTATCTATTCGATTTAAGGCTAATTGTGATAACTTCTGAATCATCTATGTTCGAACACATTACTTGCAGCTACTgttctttttttaatttctcgGTTTTCTTTGGATAATGGTAAGTTGAAAGCTTTGTGAAATGCTGAAATTTGTGAGaactaaaaaatatatatggTAAATTATCTAAAGTTTCTAACGTAAGAAATAATACTGTCACCCAGGCTCCAGAGTTTATTATAACAAACACAGTTGAACTCATTCACTATACAGGATCTAAGTCGAAGTGATACCAGTGAGGGCCATATCGAAAGCGTGTGTTAGAGCGACAGTACCTTGGTACCTGCCCTGTAGATAGGGTTCGATCATAGAGACTCATGCGCGTGATTGATTCTGACAATTATGGCCTCAGCATGATGTTCTTAGTATTCTATGGTCTCAGTATTACATGGGCTTAGTATAAAATTATGATTTGCCAACATATATTTCTCCGATTCTCACTGTTCTCATGCTCCTATACGACACTCTCAATATAACTTGTTGTTGCTGCTGATCTATTATCAAACGATAAATATACTGTGAGAGAAATCTTCACATTCTTCGAGGGGTATGAAATCGcgataaaatattttgaaatacgcaGGCACACGAGCGTCTGGTACTGAAACAAAGGATATAAAGTGGAGTGTCAATTATTTTACAATATAATCAGTGCTAAAGTATTCCCCGCGTTGTTTGAATGGAGAAGAATTATAATTGCGTACAGACGTACTCGGGGTCTACTGTAATTTCTGATAAGGTAACATTTTTAAAATAGCCGAAACGGGTTCTGGAACATTCAGAAACGGACTGAAACAATCTTAGGAAAATTAAGGATATTATACGCATTATACACATTCTTCATGTTGAATTGATTCGGTTATTACCGGTTTTGGATTAATGTTTTCGTTAATAAATCTTAACGGATCATCTTATTGTTGAAACCGATGTTTTATAGTTTGGGAAATGTATATTCGTATGATCTTTAAACGTTAAAAAAGTCAAATTTATTAATGTCAAGAGGTGAACACACCTTAGAGTAATAAAGATAGATAgtggaagtatacgcaatttttacatgtccccaacatagttagattacgttgtcggatagtgaaatattttcaaatccacaattttactatatcgttatgaatgtatattatattgaaagaaatatatttatttgagtgattcccgattaaatatgcgaatttgaatattggtatccgatatttttcctaattgtcgaaattacagtatgcagaatatttattattttctgtatctacctgctgaaatccaaggtttggcaacttttgctctcctagtgtcatcggttgtttcacgtcgtttggcgcgcttgaagttcgttttctgaatttctgatatatttagatatttatttcaaaatattttgagttaatatgaaacgttgattcactatggaacataagaagtgcgttttttgtggagaaactcgcgaattgtgtgaaatatcgtatcactgatatgttgtcatttccgcgagcttcatgTCATGATTGTTCATTTGggggacaaaatttgaaaatcacatATACTCCTTctaaatatgtttattactatgaGGTAGACTCATAAACTGAGCTTTCACACTGACATTATGCCACAATGAGCAAAGCCATATTGCAAAAATGTCCCTATTTCTTTAAATTGGGATGACTGTTtatttgatcttaaaaaaaaactagagcACTTGAAGccataaaacaaaaaacaaagagTTGAAAAAGAATGattcttgatgaaaattggaaatttgaAAGATTCTACCAAGAAGTTATTCTACAGGTTGTTTCAAAATTAGGGTGCAACAACAAACTTCTGATTAACCCTGTATGATGATTAGCCAGTATTtaacagaatattgaatataCAAGTTGAAACcaataattttatctactaCTACAGTTCACTgaaagaattttggaaattgagCAAAAaatttaggtgtacaactttgcttctgccgttttgcaataaatagatcgtatatgtcatacaataagcttaggtatttgtgaacattaACGCCATTGAAAAATTAGTCGATTTGAGTCTGCAACAtatagttattctcgattaaacatgtcagctaacgagccaaattatcgtaatttgtgggaggtttcaattttctgcttcaatatgaagaaatctgcggctgaggctcatcgaatgctctcaaatacctatggtgaggccgctaatagtcaaagaacgtgccgaaagtggtttcaacccttcaagaactgtgattttgacgtcgaagaccagtggGGCGGTGGAAgagggaaggttttcgaagatgcagaattggaggcatcacttgatcaagactcgtgtcaaacgcaacaagaattggcaggataattGAGAGTGACGCGACAAGTTatctgaaagtcataggaatgattcagaaataaggaaattgggcgccgtacgagttgaagatgagatatgttgaacggcgtttgtttgccaGCGATAGacgatactttgaatcataaatatattataaaagtttaatgagtcttcttgatgaaggatattcaatataaatcaaataatttgacaactttgtgtctaatccttcacaataatatatctgtatgatatattcagtttatttttgtcttggaatatattccaattctaaaaatgacaaatttaataatcaaccaaaagaaaaattcaaaatgactaaaaccgtacaaattgagtaaacggttaataaattgaacaactaactacgtctgtctttatgttaatttagttgttcaatttattaacc includes:
- the LOC123678414 gene encoding phosphatidate cytidylyltransferase, photoreceptor-specific-like isoform X2 — encoded protein: MDSLHRSVHDQLRKREYVEEKKVTPNWKQRVKAGLLMMSSFLFILYQGSLAVAATILMVQLMCYKEILTICYTINKNPSLPKFRMTAWYFFIVWNYTLLGETFGEQFKSVFEKDRYLSFIFDHSRFKGCCLYFGGIVMFVINLAGKYDIKRFRLLAILHVLLVVITLPTYLLVKCSLEGMVWAVIPLASVILNDIFAYVFGKVMGRTPLIHLSPNKTREGFLGGIVGTIISTIALAHFLSRYNHFICPTEYNELTGIIEINPNCTPSLLFVPTEYNIMPGFSMKLLPFHLDSFYIALFASSIAPFAGFFASGFKRAFNIKDFSDTIPGHGGILDRFDCQFLMAIFVYVYMSTFLKTSKFKKLYGKVMHLSDRDQLVFYDMLKSVLEEQNML
- the LOC123678414 gene encoding phosphatidate cytidylyltransferase, photoreceptor-specific-like isoform X1, with amino-acid sequence MMPKRKTRVHDQLRKREYVEEKKVTPNWKQRVKAGLLMMSSFLFILYQGSLAVAATILMVQLMCYKEILTICYTINKNPSLPKFRMTAWYFFIVWNYTLLGETFGEQFKSVFEKDRYLSFIFDHSRFKGCCLYFGGIVMFVINLAGKYDIKRFRLLAILHVLLVVITLPTYLLVKCSLEGMVWAVIPLASVILNDIFAYVFGKVMGRTPLIHLSPNKTREGFLGGIVGTIISTIALAHFLSRYNHFICPTEYNELTGIIEINPNCTPSLLFVPTEYNIMPGFSMKLLPFHLDSFYIALFASSIAPFAGFFASGFKRAFNIKDFSDTIPGHGGILDRFDCQFLMAIFVYVYMSTFLKTSKFKKLYGKVMHLSDRDQLVFYDMLKSVLEEQNML